The sequence GACATCAGCGGGCAAAGCTGGTGGTTTTTGCAGGGCAAAAAGGAGGAGACCTACAAGCTGGCCGAAAGCTACCTGGCTCACGCCGCCGATGATGCCAAAGCGCCTGGCGGGCACATTCACGATGGCTACTTCCTGCTGATCGACAAGCAAAAGCATATCCGCGGCGCTTACGATGGTACCGATGCCGCGCAGGTAACCAAACTAATTGCAGATATCAAGATCCTGCAAGCCGAACCCGACCAAAGCATGGCCCAATGAGATCGATAGCAATAATAAGCGCGCTTTTAATAGTGGTTGCCCTGATAGCATCGTGCCAAACAGAGCAACAGGTGGAATTTAACCGATACTATGCTACCGGGGCAGCCGTTTACCAGGCGCATTGCCAAAACTGTCACGGCGATAAAGGTCAGGGACTGGCGGCATTGATACCGCCATTAACAGATACCACTTATCTAAGGAAGAACCGCGCCGCCCTACCCTGCGCCATGCAGTTGGGCGTTAATGGTAAAATTACCGTTAGCGGAAAGGAGTTTGAAGGCCAGATGCCGGCTACCGAGTTAACGCCGATAGAAATTGCCGAGGTGCTGACCTATGTTACTAACTCGTTTGGAAATAAGCAGGGGTTGATAAGTGATACGGAGGTGGAAAAGGGATTGAAGGGATGTAAGTAAGTAGCCCCCCTCGTCATTGCGAGCGAATCGTGGCAATCCCCGAAATACAGAGCGGATCTGCTTACCGGGGATTGCCACGTCGCTTCGCTTCTCGCAATGACGCGTTTTTTATTACCTTTGCCCCATAGCAAATCGTTCTATCGCTGCTCCGCTTCGGCGGGGCAGAGGAAAGTCCGGGCAACACAGAGCATCCTGCTTCCTAACGGGAAGGCGCCGTCAGCCGGCGACAGCAAGTGCCACAGAGAATATACCGCCCTCAATTTATTGGGGGTAAGGGTGAAAACGTGAGGTAAGAGCTCACGGCTTTTCCGGGCGACCGGGATCGCGGTAAACCTCAGGAGTTGAAAGACCAAATAGGTGCCGGAAGCGGGGCGGCTCGTCTCCTTTTCGCAAGAAATGCCGGCATGGGTAGGTCGTTTAAGATGTGCAGCAATGTACATAACAGATTAATGATAGAAGTTGCCGAAAGGCAAAACAGAACCCGGCTTACAGCTTTGCTGCTGATATTTGCCCCCTTGTAAAAAAGGGGGCATTTTTTTTAACACAAAACCCAAAGTGTTTTGTTTACTATACAAATTTTATACATTTACTAAATTCAACCCCATACTGCTAATGGCAAAGATCCTTATTATTGACGATGAGCGGGCAATCCGCAATACCCTGCGAGAAATATTAGAATACGAAGATTATACGGTTGAAGATGTAGATAACGGCATCGACGGGTTAAGCATGATCCGCGATAACGATTACGATCTGGTGCTGTGCGACATTAAAATGAACCGCATGGACGGCATGGAAGTGCTGAGTGAGGGCCTGCAAATAAAGCCCGATCTGCCCTTTATCATGATATCCGGTCACGGAACAGTTGAGACCGCTGTTGAGGCCAGCAAAAAGGGCGCGTTCGATTTTATCAGCAAACCGCCCGATCTGAACCGCTTGCTGATCACCGTCCGCAACGCTTTAGACCGTGGCAGCCTGGTTACCGAAACCAAGGTATTAAAACGCAAAGCATCTAAAACCCGCGAGATACTGGGTTCAACACAGCCTATACATAAAATTAAGGAAACCATCGATCGTGTTGCTCCTACCGATGCACGTGTACTGATCACTGGCGCTAACGGTGCCGGTAAGGAATTGGTAGCCCGCTGGCTGCACGAAAAATCGAACAGGGCTAATGCGCCATTAATTGAAGTAAACTGCGCGGCTATCCCGTCAGAACTGATCGAAAGTGAACTGTTCGGGCACGAGAAAGGTTCGTTCACTTCGGCGGTAAAACAGCGTATCGGCAAGTTCGAATCGGCCAGTGGTGGCACCTTGTTTTTGGACGAAATTGGCGATATGAGTCTATCCGCACAGGCTAAAGTGTTGCGCGCCTTGCAGGAAAATAAGATAACCCGCGTAGGCGGCGAAAAGGAAATTGATGTAGATGTGCGCGTAGTAGCGGCAACCAACAAAGATCTGCTAAAGGAAATTGAAGCCGGTAACTTCCGTATGGACTTGTACCACCGCCTCAGTGTGATCCTGATCCATGTACCACCGCTTATTGAGCGTCGTGATGACATCCCGCTGCTTACCCAAAGCTTTTTAGAGGAAATTTGCGGCGAATACGGCATGCCGGTAAAACGTGTGTCTGAAGCCGGAATGGAAGCGCTGAAAGCCCTGCCATGGACAGGTAATATCCGCGAATTGCGTAACATGGTAGAGCGCCTGATCATCCTGAGCGATAAGGTAATTACCGATGTTGATGTACGTTCGTTCGCTAACCCCTCGGCGCCGGTTACGGCTACCGCAGGCGCGGCGGCTGCGCCTGAAACAGATTTCGATCAGTTTAAAAACTTCCAGGAATATAAGGATTATGCCGAACGCGAGTATATCAAGTTCAAGCTGGAGAAGAATAACTGGAACGTATCAAAAACTGCCGACGATATCGACATACAGCGCAGCCACCTGTATAGCAAAATAGAGAAGTTTGGATTAAAGAGAGGGGAATAACCCCCTCTTTTTATTGTTATCATGCCTGAGAAACTTTTAAAATTATCTTTTTACATAACATTAATAGAAGCTATTGCGGCATTTGTATTTGTATTCGTCAGTATCAGCAATCCCAACCCGGGCGCAGAATTAGGGCCATTAGTGTTGGCAGGTTTTTATGGGGTAACGGCTGTATATTACGTATTAATTGCTTTGGCTATCTATATTATATCGTATAAAAAAAATTCGCCTTATATTGTATTGATATCCTGGCTATTACTTGATTCTGTGCCGGTCTATTTTTATTTCTTTGGGTGATAGCCACGCGGCATCTAATTACTAAAACGATATAACTATGTTCAAAAGGCTAATATTAACTTGCATTGTATCTATGTTTTTTTTTCATGCATACAGCCAGTCTTTGGTTACTGATACCACCATGGCTACCTATTTAAAAAAACACCGCTACATATTGCTAAGCGATAGCAGCCACTTGCCCCAGCCTGTTATGCCGTTTTATGCCTCGATTATGGAATTTGCACATGGCGACCGTGCCTATTTAAAAAATTGCTATATCCCAGCCGGCGGCGCGCTCGACGAGCAATACACCCTAACTATCACTTTAATAGATATTACCGGCATAAGCGTAATAAAAAAATATGATGAGGATAAGGCCGCGAATGTAAAAACGTATGGTGGCCCCGGAGAAATGCCTATAGTTATGTCAGGAAAAAATCCCCCTTTCCCAAGCGGCAACTTAAGCGGGCGTGATGGCAAGCTGGTTATTAGTAAATTGATTGGTAAGATTGATTTTAAACTTGCAAAGTAAGCAGCTGTTAGCCCTTCATCAAATGATGCAGGTATAAGTCTGGGTTGTTCAAAAACGATTTGGTAAAGCTAAAATGCTCCGTGTCTTCATAATTAGTTTCGTGTACGCCATTCTCATCAAACTGCAAAATGGTGGCATTAGGGTAGCAGATCAATATGGGCGAGTGCGTGGCGATAAGGAATTGGGCGCGACCGCTTCGCTCCAGTTCATGTATAACCGACATAAAGGCCAGGATACGTGCCGGCGACAAGGCTGCCTCGGGCTCGTCGAGGATGTAAATACCCGATTCGAACTGGTTGCTGAATAAGGACAGGAACGATTCGCCGTGCGACTGCTCATGCAGCGACCGCCCACCATAACCCATCAGCGCGCGACCATCCTCGGCAGCCAGTTCATCAAGATAAGACGCGAAATTAAAGAAGCTTTCGGCCCGCATAAAAAAGCCGTTACTGATCCGTTTCGGGTTCCAGCCCAATTGCAGGTGCCGCGCCAGTGCCGATTCGTAACCCTCAAACCGGTAACCGGTATTTATATTATGGTTTCGGTTGCCCCCACGCAGGTTAAAACCACATTGCTCGGCAATGGCTTCCAGTAAGGTAGATTTCCCTGACCCATTCTCCCCTACAAAAAAGGTTACATTGCTTTTCAGCTTTAGCTGCAACCCTTTATTAAGGCTTGGGATGTGCTGCAGGTAGGTACCATCGGTTAGCGCGGGGACAGATATGTTGGATAAAAGCGGCACAGATTTATCTTTTGCATAATTATAGGATTAATTTCTGAAAGCGGAAATCGGAACTGCGCATTTTATCCTGTTTTATAACACTTAATTATTGGTACAATTCATTTAATCATCATCCCCATCGGCGCTGGCTGTCGCTTTTACAAACGCGGCGCGTACCGGGCTGGGGGCGGTCGCGTTAATGCCTTTTATGGCTTTCCATAACATATTGTTCATAATGGCATCAGGCACCTTGTCAACGCCAGAAAAATCAAGACCTTTTGATAAAGCACCCAGTTTGTTATCCCTCGGGTTCAGTTCGTTAAGATTGATATTTGATGGCAAACTATTGAAGGGCGTTTTGTTTACCTGCGATGTAAAGCAGCGCCACATTGGCGTAGCCGATGCATCGTATTGGGTCATTGGCGCAAGGCCCAATATCAGCTCCATAGTGCGCAGCATGGATGAGGTAGAATACATGGTATGATCTACAAAACCACGCTTAACAAAACCACCGGCAATATACGCGGGCGAGCGGTGGGCATCCACATGGTCGGGGCCGTTCTGAGCGTCATCTTCCAAAATAAAGATCACACTGTTTTCCCATATCGGGCTTTTGCTGATATGTTCAACCAAACGGCCAACAGCAAGGTCATTATCAGCCACGTGGGCAAAAGGTGTAGGCCGGCCCGGCTTAGTGCCTTCGGTATGGTCAGATAGCATGCGCAATGTGCTCAGTTGCGGCACCGCGTTGATGCGCATCAGCGAGTCGAAATCCTTTTCCCATTTTTCATAGCGCAGGGTATCTGGGTCAAGCAAGTCGCGTGTAGGATACGATTTGGCGAAATGATCTTTCAGTACGGCGATCTGCGGTGTGTTATCGGCATTTATAAACTCGCCGTAGGTACGGTAGCTGATATTGGCACGGCTGGCCGCATCCCAAATATAAAGCTTGTTTTTGCCGGTATTGCCGGTTGCGCCTTTACCGTGATGACCGTAGCTGGTAGGCCAGTTCTTTTCCATATAATCGGTAGCATAGGCGCCCAGGCTCCAGTTGTGTCCATCGGCGCTTACCTCGCCATCTACATAAAAATTATCCAGCAGCACAAAGTTTTCGGCAAGTGCATGGTGGTTTGGTGTAATACGTCTACCAAAAAGCAGCAGACTGGTATCGCCATTGCCTTTAGGCATATCAGACAATACCTGGTCATAAGTGCGGTTTTCCTGGATGATATAGAAAACGTGTTTAATTGGTGATTTATCCCCTACTTTAACCGGTACAGGGTTTCCGGGCTCGCCAAGGGCGCTATGCTCCTGCTGACGGCTGTAAGGCGTGTTATGATATACCGCCTGCGAATAAACAGAAAGCTGCTGCTCTTTAGGGATATCTATAATGCTCAATGTGCCCATCAGCAAGCCGCCGCCAATGTATTGTACCGGCTGATCTTTATTGGGGTCGCCGCCATGCAGCAACACGGTTTGTTTTTTTGATATAGGGTTAGGCCCGTGAGGATTAGGCAACGACGAAAACCCCTTGCCATTTGCAACGTACAGCTTATTATCAATTACACGCACCACGCTTGGATACCAGCCGGTAGGAATAAAGCCCTGCGATTTGCTTTTCCCCGGCTGGCTTACATCAAACACGGCCAGGCAATTATTATCGGCATTGGCAATGTAAAGGGTTTTATCATCCTTGCTTAAAGCTACCGAATTGCTGGTGGTACCGCTTAACGGTGTTGGATATACCGCGGTGTTCAGCGTTTCCAGTACTTTGTTTTGCTGCAAACTAATTACCGATACCGTATTATCATTAGCATTGGCCACGTACAGGTATTTATTATTGTGCGACAGGCACAGGTCGTTTGGATTATCGCCTACGGCAATCGTATTGGTTACCTGGTTAAGTTTGGTATCAAAAACCGCCACTTTATCGCCGCCCCAAATACTGATGTATAGCTTTGAATTATCGGGCGATAGCAGGCAGGTGTAAGCTTCGGCCGCCAGTTTAATTTTTTGCGTAACCGCTTTGGTTTTTATATCGATAAGATAAAGACTGTTATCCTGCTTGGTCACCACGTATAAAACACCTTTCCTGTCATCAAGCGCCAGACCGGTGGGCGAGATCATGGTAGCGTTAGCGCCTGCCCCCCAGGCTGCGCCTAATTTAATGGTGTCCTGCGCGTTCAGTTTTTTATTGCTGATATCGTAGCGGACGATCCAGTTATTATCGCCCCCTGAAACATATAGCGAACGTTCATCGGCACTGAAAACAATACCACCCCATGCCCTGCTGATCTCTACTTTATCCAGTTCGCTGTCGGCAACGGCATCAAGCAACTGTATGGTTTGGGTGCTTTCGCCATCGTTGGTTACCGCTGCAAAACGATGACTTTTGCTAATGGCGATATTCAGCGGCAGATCGCCCAATGGCAGGCTTTTGCCAACCGGCGTTAACGACCAGCCGTTGGGCAGCTTAACCCGGCTGCGTTCTAAGGTTTCCAAATTTTGCGCATGTAAGCCCCGGTAGCCTAAAAGCAATACGCCGGTTGCAAGTAATAGTTTATGGTACGACACGTTTTTTGGTATTAATGTGTTATTGCCTGTAAATACCTGGCAAGCTTATGCAGCCCTGAATCACGACGTGCGAAACTACAAAGTCAATATTAAGTTGACATTAATTATGAAGGGTAGAAAAATTTGAGGGCATGGGCGGAGACAAAAGTATTGAGGTAACGGTTTATTCATCAGTTATTCGGAGCCGGGGGCGAACTGTTTTAATACACGAGCTTCCCTGGCCTCCGTGTCAACCGCTGTGATCTCTGTGGGTAAAATCTCCCCAAATCTCAAAACCCATACAAAAACGATATAAAACGAAAACGGGAGGCCGCATCTTTCGAATTGATCTCCCGTTTCCAAACCCTGTGTGCAACCGTGGCTGCTCATGGGGCATCAAGTTTTGTGTAGTTCTGACTGGTCTACTCCTATCATTGCCTTCCGCATTTGTCCGAAATTCGTCCGCTTTTACTTCTGCCGCTTTTGCAAGCTGCCTGATGTCGCGGTGCTGTTATCTTCGTTATGCCAACGCCGATATTGTGTAGCGCCTGTTACCTGTTCCTGCTTCTTACCGTGGTCGTCCGCAGTCAGCGTAATGCCCCTTTAACCATCCATTCTGTTTAAAAACCTTTCGGCTCTGTGTGTTTCCCTGGTGGCTCAGTACCTTCCCGCATTCTTTAGCGCCCCCGAAGGGTTGCCCGATCTGCGTTCCGAATTACTGTAAGGCTGTCAAAGTACGTCGTTCTTGATGTTATCTAAGGTAGCAGCTAAAGCGATACTTGTCAAGTAAAATCGTACCGTTTTTATAAACAGGTTATTAACCTTAAATGCTGGGTTATTAACACTTGAATAGTTGCAGTATTACCTGATAAAAAGCCAATTGCAATGAACACTTCAAGGGTTATTAACATTCCACTTTTGCACAAATGGCATCAATTTTCGCGGTTTTTCAAACATTAAAAAATCGTAAAACTAAGATTAAGTTAAGTTTTCCTTGAAATGAGAGGGGAATTTTTAAGGGATGTCTGAACCTTGATTAAACAGATTTTCAGGATTACAGGATTTTTATTAAATGCGGATAAGATCCTGTAATCGGTGCAATCCGTTAAATCAAGGTTCAGACAAAATCAGCGGTCTGGGATTACGGCGTTGGCAACTTATATGCCTGGCGGGCCAACAGCAGCCATTGCCCTTTTTGTTTCTGGAAGATCAGCATAATACCTAAAACAGTGCTGCCGGGTTTGCCACCATCATTGGTTTGGGCTGATAGTTTATGGCGTACAATAGCAGTAGTGCCCACTACTTTCACGGTTTGCTCGGTCAGATCAATAGTTACAAAGTCTGATGCGCCGCTGGCAATGGCTTCTACAAACTCGGCCTTGTTTTGGATCTTTCCGCTGGAGTGGCCGTAGCTCAGGTCATCGGCTGCCAGTTTGGTCAGGTCGGCGCGGTTACCGTCTACCATGGCTTTACGCATAAACTCAACAGCGGCGGTTACGTCCTTTTCATCCTTGCTTTGGGCAAAGGCGGTAGCGGTAAATATTAAACAGGCAAACAGTAACAGGTGTAATTTTTTCATCAGTATGGTGGTTTATAATAATGTTTACTAAAGTAGTTCGACTATCGCACATATCCAAAAGTTTAAGCGCAAAGCCGAAAGCCGAAAGCTAAAAGCTAAAAGCATAAAGCATAAAGCATAAAGCATAAAGCATAAAGCATAAAGCATAAAGCTAAAAGCATAAAGCATAAAGCAAGGAAAAAGCTTTCTGCTTTAGTCTTTCGGCTTTAAGCTTCAAATTGTAAAATCCTTATACCTTTCGCCTTTCTCCTTTCACCTTTCCCCACCAAAGCGTATCTTGTAACAGGAATTAACCAAATTTAACAGACAATGCGTAAACTTTTACTGCTCAGCCTACTCTCGGCTGCGTATTTGGGTGCTAACGCCCAAAAAAAACCATTAGACCACACCGTGTTTGATGGCTGGCAGGCGGTATCTAACCAAACCATCAGCGATAACGGCAAATGGATCTTATACGTGGTAAAACCACAGGCCGGCGACGCCAACCTGGTGATCACCGACCCGAAGATCAGTTACAACTTCCAGGTACCGCGCGCGGATACGGCCCGCTTAACTTCCGATTCTAAATACGCGGTGTTTTTGATCCGCCCATCGTATGCCGATACGCGCATGGCCAGGATCAAAAAGAAAACCCCGGCCGAAATGCCTAAGGACACCCTGGGCCTGATCACTTTAGGTTCTAATGTCATTACCAGGGTTCCGGCAGTGCGTTCTTTTAAAATAGCCGAGAAGGCTTCAGTTATTGCCTACCTGGCTTCGTCTACGGATACCACAAAACGTCCGGCGGCTGGCGCGGCAGGTGCCGGTGCTCCTGCTGGCGGAGCAGGCGGTCGCCGTGGCGGTGGCGCGGGTGCCCCTGCAGGAGGTGCAGGCGCACGCGAAGGTGATGATTTGACCCTGAAGCAATTAGCAACAGGTAAGCAGCGCACCTTTAAATACGTAACCCAGTATCAGTTAAACAAAACCGGCAAACTGCTGGCATTTGTGGCTGTGGCCCCTGCCCGTAACGCGCCGAAAGGTGCCAAAACCGGGATGTTTGTTTACGATATCGAAAAGGACACCCTAAAAACCATCAGCACCGGTAAAGGAACTTACGGCAGCCCCGTGTTTGATGATGCAGGTAACCAGTTGGCCTTCACCGCTGAAAAGAACCCGGAGAAGGCGCAGGTAAAACCTTATAAACTATACTATTATAATACCCAGAAAGACAGCGCCGACGTTTTGGCCGCGACCGGTTCGGCAGGTATGACCGATAAATGGTCGGTTTCGGGCGATGGCCGTGTGTACTTCAGCCGTACAGGTAACCGGCTGTTCTTTGGCACCGCTCCTATTCCTAAACCTGTTGATACCACCATTGTTGATTTTGAGGTGGCACACCTTGACATTTGGAATTACAAGGATGAATACCTGCAACCCGAGCAGCTAAAAAACCTGCAGCGCGATCTGCGCCGCAGCTATCTGGCTATGATAGACCCGAAGGATAACGACAAAAAACTGGTGCAACTGGCCGATAAATATATCGAACAAGTTATCCTGCCCGAAAACAACGACTCGCGCTGGGCTTTGGGTACCACCGATACCGGCACCCGCGTACAAGCACAATGGAACGGCGGCGGTATGAACGAGGCTTACCTGATCGACACCAAAACCGGCGAACGTAAACGCATTATTAACCGCACTAAGGCGCGCTACAGCATGTCGCCGGCGGGTAATTATGTAATGTGGTTTGATGCTAAGGAGCAAACTTATTACACCTACTCTATCGCCACCGGTAAAAAAATGAACATCAGCAAAGCTACCAGTACCAAAATGGGCGACGAAGATAACGACGTACCTGATGATCCCGGCGCTTACGGTGTTTCGGGTTGGACGGCCGGCGATAAATCGATACTGGTGTACGACCGTTTTGATATCTGGCAAATAGATGCCGAAACCGGCGCTGCAACTAACTTTACTAACGGTATGGGTCGAGCTAACAAGCTCATCTTCCGCTATCCGTTTATCGATCGTGGTGGCCGTGGTGGACGTGCCGCGGGTGGCAATGGCCCGGATGAGTTGAAATACATCAGCGATAAGCAACCGCTTTGGTTGCTCACCCAAAACTACGAAACCAAACAGTGGGGGTATTACAAAAAGCAATTAGGCAGCACCAAAGCACCTGAAAAAGTGATGATGGGCGATTATGCCATCAGCGCTTTGCAAAAGGCTAAAGATGCCGATGAGTTTATCTATACCAAGCAAAATTACCAGCACTCGCCCGATCTGTATACTTCAATCGATCTGAAAAAAGAGACCCAAATTAGTAGCATCAACCCGCAACAAAGCAACTATAACTGGGGTACTGCCGAACTGGTGAAATGGACTACGCCGAAAGGCTATAATTCGATGGGTATCTTATACAAGCCCGAGAATTTCGACCCGAATAAGAAATATCCGATGATCTGCTACTTCTACGAGAAGGTATCGGAAACCCTGTACAACTACCAGGCCCCCGCTCCTACGCCGTCGCGTTTACCGATATCGTTCTTTGTGAGCAATGGCTATTTGGTGTTCACACCTGATATCAGTTATGAGGTTGGGCACCCGGGACAATCGGCTGTTGAGTTTATCAACTCTGGCGTAGAGATGCTGAAGAAAAATCCATGGGTTGATGGCGCGCACATCGGCATACAAGGCCAAAGCTGGGGCGGTTACCAGGTGGCTTATTTAATTACTGCTACCAATATGTATGCCGCTGCCTGGGCCGGCGCACCTGTTGCCAATATGACATCGGCTTACGGGGGTATCCGTTGGGAAAGTGGTGTAAACCGCCAATTCCAGTACGAAAAGACGCAGAGCCGTATAGGCGCTACCCTTTGGGAGAAGCCAGAACTGTATATCGAGAATTCGCCGCTGTTCCACCTGCCAAAGGTGAATACGCCGGTAATGATCATGAGTAACGATGCCGATGGCGCCGTACCATGGTATCAAGGTATCGAGATGTTTACCGCCCTGCGCCGTTTAAACAAACCCGTATGGTTGCTGGAATATAACGGCGAGGCACATAACCTTGTTCAACGCCAAAACCGCAAGGATATCACCATCCGCGAGCAGCAATTCTTCGATCACTTCCTGAAAGGCGCGCCAAGCCCGGTATGGATGGATAAAGGCGTACCTGCTGTGGATAAAGGCAAGGATTGGGGATTTGCTTTGAGCGATAAATAAAACAACCACCCTGTCATTGCGAGCGATAGCGTGGCAATCTCATAGGACAATCCAATCGGACCTGCCTATGAGATTGCCACGTCGCTATCGCTCCTTACAGCAATGACAATAGTGCATTATTATTCCAAATAATAATGCCTTATCCTGTTCAATCCCTCATCCAACTCATAAATCCAGGGCACAGCGGTAGGGATCTCCAGCTTAGTTACATCTTCGTCGGATAAATTATCCATATACTTGATCAGCGCGCGCAGGCTGTTGCCGTGCCCGCAGATGATCACCTTTTGATTTTGTTTAATAGCTGGTACAATAAACTCGTTCCAGAAGGGTAATACCCTGTCTATGGTCTCGGTCAGGTTTTCGGTAAGCGGGATCTCGCGTTCGGTCAGGTTTTTATAGCGCAGGTCGCGACCGGGATAGCGGTCGTCTTCTTTAGTAATGGCAGGCGGGTACTCATTGGGGTCGCGACGCCATTTTTGCACCTGTTGTATACCATATTTGGCAATAGCCTCATCCTTATTATCGCCCTGTAAGGCACCGTAAAAACGTTCGTTCAATCGCCATGATTTTTGTACGGGGATCCACAAATGGTCTAACTCTTCCAATATAAAATGCAGGGTTTTAATGCTGCGCTTCAGTACCGATGTAAAACCGGCATCAAAGTTATAATCGTATTTTTTAAGGATCTGCCCTGCCCGCTTGGCTTGCTGATAACCTTCTTCGCTCAGGTCAACATCTGTCCAGCCGGTAAAGCGGTTCTCGTGGTTCCAAATACTTTCGCCATGGCGTATTAAAACTACTTTTTGCATATTGTTCATTTAACACTAAAGCGTTGTTCCGTGTTTGTAAAATTACTTGATTATTAGCAGCAAATAAATTAGATTGCCTCTTCAATCCATTTAAAAACCTAAAATAATGATCCCTGAAACACCTGTACCTGTAAAGGATGGCATCGCTAATCCTGCGCCCTTAGGCCTTTGCGCCTTTGGCCTTACCACTGTTCTATTAAATATGCACAATGCCGGCATGTTCGAAATGAATTCGATGATCCTGGCCATGGGCATTTTTTATGGCGGCCTGGCACAAGTTATTGCCGGCGTTATCGAAGCTAAAAAGAATAACACCTTTGGCTTAACCGCGTTCACCTCATACGGCTTCTTCTGGCTGTCGCTGGTTGGCTTGATCGTAATGCCTAAGTTAGGCTGGGTAGCTGCTCCTCCGGCAAGTGCCATGGCCGCGTTTTTGGCGATATGGGGTGTATTTACATTCCTGCTTTTCTTTGGTACCTTAAAATTGAACCGTGCGCTGCAATTTGTATTCGCATCGTTAACTGTATTGTTTTTCCTGCTTACCGCCGTTAAAATAACCGGCAGCGAAAGCCTGGAGCATTTTACCGGTTACGAAGGTATAATTTGCGGTGCATCAGCCATTTACACCGGTATTGCTAACGTATTGAACGAGGTTTACGGCCGCACAGTGTTGCCGATTGGGCCAGTGGCTTAAACTAATTTGTCATTGCGAGCGATAGCGCGGCAATCTCGTAGTATGCAAATCAAACTACGGGATTGCCGCGTCGCGCTTTCGCACATTGCCTTGTATGCCCCTCGCAATGACATTTTGGTTAAAAATGCGTTACTTTGCCCTTGTGAAAGATTACAAAAAATACTACCTCATCCCCGCTACGCCCGAAGAGATCTACCTGGCGCTGACCAACCCGTTCACTATTGAACTTTGGACAGGCGACCCGGCGGTGATGTCGACCGAACCCGGTACCGAATTTTCGATGTGGGATGGAAGCATTGTGGGTAAGAATATCGAATTTGAGACAAACAAGAAGGTTGTTCAACAATGGTATTTCGACGGACAGGACGAACCATCTATCGTAACTATCAAATTACACCCTGATAAAAATGGTTCTTCGGTAGAGTTAAGGCACAATAACATCCCCGACGAAGCCTTTGAAGATATCAGCGCCGGTTGGGATGAAGCTTATTTTGGCGCACTGAGCGAATTTTTCGAGTCGATATAAAATTCGCTGTTATAGCTATTCCTGAACTTGCAGATGTAATGAAGTAGTAACCGGGAGAGTGAAATAAAACCGGCATCCACTTCCGGGTGTTGCTTCAACCCATAGCGCACCATTATTCAT comes from Mucilaginibacter mali and encodes:
- a CDS encoding AAA family ATPase; translation: MPLLSNISVPALTDGTYLQHIPSLNKGLQLKLKSNVTFFVGENGSGKSTLLEAIAEQCGFNLRGGNRNHNINTGYRFEGYESALARHLQLGWNPKRISNGFFMRAESFFNFASYLDELAAEDGRALMGYGGRSLHEQSHGESFLSLFSNQFESGIYILDEPEAALSPARILAFMSVIHELERSGRAQFLIATHSPILICYPNATILQFDENGVHETNYEDTEHFSFTKSFLNNPDLYLHHLMKG
- a CDS encoding c-type cytochrome, with the protein product MRSIAIISALLIVVALIASCQTEQQVEFNRYYATGAAVYQAHCQNCHGDKGQGLAALIPPLTDTTYLRKNRAALPCAMQLGVNGKITVSGKEFEGQMPATELTPIEIAEVLTYVTNSFGNKQGLISDTEVEKGLKGCK
- a CDS encoding nuclear transport factor 2 family protein gives rise to the protein MKKLHLLLFACLIFTATAFAQSKDEKDVTAAVEFMRKAMVDGNRADLTKLAADDLSYGHSSGKIQNKAEFVEAIASGASDFVTIDLTEQTVKVVGTTAIVRHKLSAQTNDGGKPGSTVLGIMLIFQKQKGQWLLLARQAYKLPTP
- a CDS encoding bifunctional YncE family protein/alkaline phosphatase family protein, which translates into the protein MSYHKLLLATGVLLLGYRGLHAQNLETLERSRVKLPNGWSLTPVGKSLPLGDLPLNIAISKSHRFAAVTNDGESTQTIQLLDAVADSELDKVEISRAWGGIVFSADERSLYVSGGDNNWIVRYDISNKKLNAQDTIKLGAAWGAGANATMISPTGLALDDRKGVLYVVTKQDNSLYLIDIKTKAVTQKIKLAAEAYTCLLSPDNSKLYISIWGGDKVAVFDTKLNQVTNTIAVGDNPNDLCLSHNNKYLYVANANDNTVSVISLQQNKVLETLNTAVYPTPLSGTTSNSVALSKDDKTLYIANADNNCLAVFDVSQPGKSKSQGFIPTGWYPSVVRVIDNKLYVANGKGFSSLPNPHGPNPISKKQTVLLHGGDPNKDQPVQYIGGGLLMGTLSIIDIPKEQQLSVYSQAVYHNTPYSRQQEHSALGEPGNPVPVKVGDKSPIKHVFYIIQENRTYDQVLSDMPKGNGDTSLLLFGRRITPNHHALAENFVLLDNFYVDGEVSADGHNWSLGAYATDYMEKNWPTSYGHHGKGATGNTGKNKLYIWDAASRANISYRTYGEFINADNTPQIAVLKDHFAKSYPTRDLLDPDTLRYEKWEKDFDSLMRINAVPQLSTLRMLSDHTEGTKPGRPTPFAHVADNDLAVGRLVEHISKSPIWENSVIFILEDDAQNGPDHVDAHRSPAYIAGGFVKRGFVDHTMYSTSSMLRTMELILGLAPMTQYDASATPMWRCFTSQVNKTPFNSLPSNINLNELNPRDNKLGALSKGLDFSGVDKVPDAIMNNMLWKAIKGINATAPSPVRAAFVKATASADGDDD
- a CDS encoding sigma-54-dependent transcriptional regulator, producing MAKILIIDDERAIRNTLREILEYEDYTVEDVDNGIDGLSMIRDNDYDLVLCDIKMNRMDGMEVLSEGLQIKPDLPFIMISGHGTVETAVEASKKGAFDFISKPPDLNRLLITVRNALDRGSLVTETKVLKRKASKTREILGSTQPIHKIKETIDRVAPTDARVLITGANGAGKELVARWLHEKSNRANAPLIEVNCAAIPSELIESELFGHEKGSFTSAVKQRIGKFESASGGTLFLDEIGDMSLSAQAKVLRALQENKITRVGGEKEIDVDVRVVAATNKDLLKEIEAGNFRMDLYHRLSVILIHVPPLIERRDDIPLLTQSFLEEICGEYGMPVKRVSEAGMEALKALPWTGNIRELRNMVERLIILSDKVITDVDVRSFANPSAPVTATAGAAAAPETDFDQFKNFQEYKDYAEREYIKFKLEKNNWNVSKTADDIDIQRSHLYSKIEKFGLKRGE